In a single window of the Enoplosus armatus isolate fEnoArm2 chromosome 15, fEnoArm2.hap1, whole genome shotgun sequence genome:
- the hspa4l gene encoding heat shock 70 kDa protein 4L isoform X1: MSVVGIDVGFQNCYIAVARSGGIETITNDYSDRCTPACVSLASKNRMIGNAAKSQIITNFKNTVHGFKKFHGRAFDDPFVQAEKPKLPYSLHKLANGNTGIKVRYLDEDKVFTIEQITGMLLNKLKETSESALKKPVVDCVISVPSFFTDAERRSVFDATQIAGLNCLRLINDTTAVALAYGIYKQDLPNPEERPRNVVFVDMGHSSFQVSITAFNKGKLKVLATAFDLYLGGRNFDEALVDYFCEEFKGKYKLNVRDNPRALLRLHQECEKLKKLMSANSSDLPLNIECFMNDIDVSSRMNRGHFEDMCAQYLMRVEMPLKAVLEQSKLSRDDIYAVEIVGGATRSPAIKERIGKFFGKDISTTLNADEAVARGCALQCAILSPAFKVREFSITDVVPFPITLRWKSPTEDGGGECEVFSKNHAAPFSKVITFHKKEPFDLEAFYSSPQDLPYPDHRIGCFSVQNVVPQPDGDSSKVKVKVRVNVHGIFSVSSASLIEKQKGEGEDMQIDSEPMVQNEGRAEDQTKMQVDQEGQSQGDQQSEDNTSSSKEGVAGEKQDPAAGGSKPKVKVKSIDLPIMANNIRQLDSDVLNDFVEYERQMIIQDKLVKELNDAKNAVEEYVYDLRDKLCGIYEKYITEEDSNRLSLMLEDTENWLYEDGEDQPKQVYEEKLDGLKRLGQPIQDRHREHEDRPRAFEELGKKLQLYMKFVDSFKQKDERYLHLSTEDMSTVEKCVSESMGWMNGKMNAQSKLAITQDPIVKVADIIAKIQELEDVCNPVINRPKPTVEEAPEVNDQNSGAHNGPTAKQGAEGKGDAKGSQQTKPGTKEMEVD, encoded by the exons ATGTCAGTGGTAGGCATTGATGTGGGTTTCCAAAACTGTTACATCGCTGTGGCGAGGAGCGGTGGCATTGAAACCATTACCAATGACTACAGTGACAGATGCACACC GGCTTGTGTGTCTTTGGCCTCCAAAAACCGCATGATTGGAAATGCAGCTAAAAGTCAA ATCATAACAAACTTCAAAAATACAGTCCATGGCTTCAAAAAGTTCCACGGCAGAGCATTTGATGACCCATTTGTCCAAGCGGAAAAACCCAAACTGCCTTACAGCTTACATAAACTGGCCAATGGAAACACTGGAATTAAG GTGCGTTATTTGGATGAGGACAAAGTGTTCACAATTGAGCAGATCACTGGGATGCTGCTCAACAAGCTGAAGGAGACGTCAGAGAGTGCCCTGAAGAAGCCGGTGGTAGACTGTGTCATCTCT GTCCCAAGTTTTTTCACAGATGCTGAAAGGAGATCTGTGTTTGATGCAACTCAGATCGCAGGGCTGAACTGTTTACGGCTCATTAATGACACTACCGCAG TGGCTTTGGCCTATGGGATCTACAAACAGGACCTTCCTAATCCAGAAGAGAGGCCAAGAAATGTGGTCTTTGTGGACATGGGCCATTCGTCATTCCAGGTCTCCATCACGGCCTTCAACAAAGGCAAACTCAAG GTCCTCGCCACTGCGTTCGACCTGTACCTCGGCGGGCGTAATTTTGACGAGGCGTTGGTCGATTACTTCTGCGAGGAATTTAAGGGAAAGTACAAGCTTAATGTGAGGGACAACCCGAGGGCTCTGCTGCGGCTGCACCAGGAGTGCGAGAAACTGAAGAAGCTCATGAGTGCCAACTCCTCTGATCTGCCTCTGAACATAGAGTGCTTCATGAATGACATTGATGTTTCCAGCAGGATGAACAG GGGCCATTTTGAAGACATGTGTGCTCAATATCTGATGAGAGTAGAGATGCCACTGAAAGCAGTCCTTGAACAGTCAA AGCTGAGCCGGGATGACATCTATGCGGTGGAGATAGTTGGAGGAGCCACGAGAAGCCCAGCTATCAAAGAGAGAATCGGCAAGTTTTTTGGCAAAGACATCAGCACCACACTCAACGCAGACGAAGCTGTCGCTCGAGGCTGTGCTCTTCAG TGTGCGATTTTGTCTCCAGCATTTAAGGTGCGAGAATTCTCCATCACTGACGTGGTTCCCTTTCCTATTACTCTTCGCTGGAAATCACCAACAGAGGATGGAGGGGG AGAGTGTGAGGTGTTCAGTAAGAATCATGCTGCTCCGTTTTCCAAAGTGATCACCTTTCACAAGAAGGAACCCTTTGACCTTGAAGCCTTCTACAGCAGCCCTCAAGATCTCCCCTACCCAGACCACAGGATAG GATGTTTTTCTGTACAGAACGTGGTTCCCCAGCCAGATGGAGACAGCTCCAAAGTGAAGGTCAAAGTGCGTGTTAACGTCCACGGCATCTTCAGTGTGTCCAGCGCCTCCCTGATCGAGAAGCagaaaggggagggagaggacatGCAGATTGACTCAGAGCCAATGGTGCAGAATGAAGGCAGGGCAGAGGACCAG ACCAAAATGCAAGTGGACCAGGAAGGCCAAAGCCAGGGGGACCAGCAGAGCGAGGACAACACTTCCAGCAGTAAg GAGGGGGTGGCTGGGGAAAAGCAGGacccagcagcaggaggaagcaAACCCAAAGTCAAGGTGAAGAGTATCGATCTGCCCATCATGGCCAACAACATTCGACAGCTTGACAGTGATGTCCTAAACGACTTTGTGGAGTATGAG CGTCAGATGATTATCCAGGACAAACTGGTGAAAGAGCTGAACGACGCTAAAAATGCTGTTGAGGAGTATGTATATGATCTGCGGGACAAACTTTGCGGGATCTATGAAAAGTACATCACTGAGGAG GACAGTAACCGGCTGTCACTGATGCTGGAGGACACAGAGAACTGGCTGTATGAGGATGGAGAGGACCAGCCCAAACAAGTCTATGAGGAGAAGCTAGATGGACTCaag CGGTTGGGTCAACCCATCCAGGACCGGCACAGAGAGCATGAGGACAGGCCGAGGGCTTTTGAAGAGCTGGGAAAGAAACTGCAACTCTACATGAAGTTTGTGGATTCCTTTAAACAGAAG GACGAGCGATACCTGCATTTGAGTACAGAGGACATGAGCACTGTGGagaagtgtgtgagtgaaagcaTGGGCTGGATGAACGGCAAAATGAACGCACAGAGTAAACTCGCTATTACTCAAGATCCCATTGTTAAAGTAGCAGACATCATTGCCAAAATACAG GAACTAGAGGATGTATGTAATCCAGTGATCAACAGGCCAAagcccacagtggaggaggCCCCTGAAGTAAATGACCAAAACAGTGGAGCCCATAATGGCCCGACAGCCAAGCAAGGAGCAGAAGGGAAGGGAGACGCAAAGGGAAGCCAGCAGACAAAGCCTGGCACGAAAGAGATGGAGGTGGACTGA
- the hspa4l gene encoding heat shock 70 kDa protein 4L isoform X2 gives MSVVGIDVGFQNCYIAVARSGGIETITNDYSDRCTPACVSLASKNRMIGNAAKSQIITNFKNTVHGFKKFHGRAFDDPFVQAEKPKLPYSLHKLANGNTGIKVRYLDEDKVFTIEQITGMLLNKLKETSESALKKPVVDCVISVPSFFTDAERRSVFDATQIAGLNCLRLINDTTAVALAYGIYKQDLPNPEERPRNVVFVDMGHSSFQVSITAFNKGKLKVLATAFDLYLGGRNFDEALVDYFCEEFKGKYKLNVRDNPRALLRLHQECEKLKKLMSANSSDLPLNIECFMNDIDVSSRMNRGHFEDMCAQYLMRVEMPLKAVLEQSKLSRDDIYAVEIVGGATRSPAIKERIGKFFGKDISTTLNADEAVARGCALQCAILSPAFKVREFSITDVVPFPITLRWKSPTEDGGGECEVFSKNHAAPFSKVITFHKKEPFDLEAFYSSPQDLPYPDHRIGCFSVQNVVPQPDGDSSKVKVKVRVNVHGIFSVSSASLIEKQKGEGEDMQIDSEPMVQNEGRAEDQTKMQVDQEGQSQGDQQSEDNTSSSKGVAGEKQDPAAGGSKPKVKVKSIDLPIMANNIRQLDSDVLNDFVEYERQMIIQDKLVKELNDAKNAVEEYVYDLRDKLCGIYEKYITEEDSNRLSLMLEDTENWLYEDGEDQPKQVYEEKLDGLKRLGQPIQDRHREHEDRPRAFEELGKKLQLYMKFVDSFKQKDERYLHLSTEDMSTVEKCVSESMGWMNGKMNAQSKLAITQDPIVKVADIIAKIQELEDVCNPVINRPKPTVEEAPEVNDQNSGAHNGPTAKQGAEGKGDAKGSQQTKPGTKEMEVD, from the exons ATGTCAGTGGTAGGCATTGATGTGGGTTTCCAAAACTGTTACATCGCTGTGGCGAGGAGCGGTGGCATTGAAACCATTACCAATGACTACAGTGACAGATGCACACC GGCTTGTGTGTCTTTGGCCTCCAAAAACCGCATGATTGGAAATGCAGCTAAAAGTCAA ATCATAACAAACTTCAAAAATACAGTCCATGGCTTCAAAAAGTTCCACGGCAGAGCATTTGATGACCCATTTGTCCAAGCGGAAAAACCCAAACTGCCTTACAGCTTACATAAACTGGCCAATGGAAACACTGGAATTAAG GTGCGTTATTTGGATGAGGACAAAGTGTTCACAATTGAGCAGATCACTGGGATGCTGCTCAACAAGCTGAAGGAGACGTCAGAGAGTGCCCTGAAGAAGCCGGTGGTAGACTGTGTCATCTCT GTCCCAAGTTTTTTCACAGATGCTGAAAGGAGATCTGTGTTTGATGCAACTCAGATCGCAGGGCTGAACTGTTTACGGCTCATTAATGACACTACCGCAG TGGCTTTGGCCTATGGGATCTACAAACAGGACCTTCCTAATCCAGAAGAGAGGCCAAGAAATGTGGTCTTTGTGGACATGGGCCATTCGTCATTCCAGGTCTCCATCACGGCCTTCAACAAAGGCAAACTCAAG GTCCTCGCCACTGCGTTCGACCTGTACCTCGGCGGGCGTAATTTTGACGAGGCGTTGGTCGATTACTTCTGCGAGGAATTTAAGGGAAAGTACAAGCTTAATGTGAGGGACAACCCGAGGGCTCTGCTGCGGCTGCACCAGGAGTGCGAGAAACTGAAGAAGCTCATGAGTGCCAACTCCTCTGATCTGCCTCTGAACATAGAGTGCTTCATGAATGACATTGATGTTTCCAGCAGGATGAACAG GGGCCATTTTGAAGACATGTGTGCTCAATATCTGATGAGAGTAGAGATGCCACTGAAAGCAGTCCTTGAACAGTCAA AGCTGAGCCGGGATGACATCTATGCGGTGGAGATAGTTGGAGGAGCCACGAGAAGCCCAGCTATCAAAGAGAGAATCGGCAAGTTTTTTGGCAAAGACATCAGCACCACACTCAACGCAGACGAAGCTGTCGCTCGAGGCTGTGCTCTTCAG TGTGCGATTTTGTCTCCAGCATTTAAGGTGCGAGAATTCTCCATCACTGACGTGGTTCCCTTTCCTATTACTCTTCGCTGGAAATCACCAACAGAGGATGGAGGGGG AGAGTGTGAGGTGTTCAGTAAGAATCATGCTGCTCCGTTTTCCAAAGTGATCACCTTTCACAAGAAGGAACCCTTTGACCTTGAAGCCTTCTACAGCAGCCCTCAAGATCTCCCCTACCCAGACCACAGGATAG GATGTTTTTCTGTACAGAACGTGGTTCCCCAGCCAGATGGAGACAGCTCCAAAGTGAAGGTCAAAGTGCGTGTTAACGTCCACGGCATCTTCAGTGTGTCCAGCGCCTCCCTGATCGAGAAGCagaaaggggagggagaggacatGCAGATTGACTCAGAGCCAATGGTGCAGAATGAAGGCAGGGCAGAGGACCAG ACCAAAATGCAAGTGGACCAGGAAGGCCAAAGCCAGGGGGACCAGCAGAGCGAGGACAACACTTCCAGCAGTAAg GGGGTGGCTGGGGAAAAGCAGGacccagcagcaggaggaagcaAACCCAAAGTCAAGGTGAAGAGTATCGATCTGCCCATCATGGCCAACAACATTCGACAGCTTGACAGTGATGTCCTAAACGACTTTGTGGAGTATGAG CGTCAGATGATTATCCAGGACAAACTGGTGAAAGAGCTGAACGACGCTAAAAATGCTGTTGAGGAGTATGTATATGATCTGCGGGACAAACTTTGCGGGATCTATGAAAAGTACATCACTGAGGAG GACAGTAACCGGCTGTCACTGATGCTGGAGGACACAGAGAACTGGCTGTATGAGGATGGAGAGGACCAGCCCAAACAAGTCTATGAGGAGAAGCTAGATGGACTCaag CGGTTGGGTCAACCCATCCAGGACCGGCACAGAGAGCATGAGGACAGGCCGAGGGCTTTTGAAGAGCTGGGAAAGAAACTGCAACTCTACATGAAGTTTGTGGATTCCTTTAAACAGAAG GACGAGCGATACCTGCATTTGAGTACAGAGGACATGAGCACTGTGGagaagtgtgtgagtgaaagcaTGGGCTGGATGAACGGCAAAATGAACGCACAGAGTAAACTCGCTATTACTCAAGATCCCATTGTTAAAGTAGCAGACATCATTGCCAAAATACAG GAACTAGAGGATGTATGTAATCCAGTGATCAACAGGCCAAagcccacagtggaggaggCCCCTGAAGTAAATGACCAAAACAGTGGAGCCCATAATGGCCCGACAGCCAAGCAAGGAGCAGAAGGGAAGGGAGACGCAAAGGGAAGCCAGCAGACAAAGCCTGGCACGAAAGAGATGGAGGTGGACTGA
- the plk4 gene encoding serine/threonine-protein kinase PLK4: MSVSIGDKIEDFKVLTLLGKGSFACVYRAKSVNTGLEVAIKTIDKKAMHKAGMVQRVTNEVEIQCRLKHPSILELYNYFEDNNYVYLVLEMCHNGEMSRYLKERKIPFSEDEARHFMHQIVKGMLYLHTHGILHRDLTLSNLLLTSNMNIKIADFGLATQLKLPNEKHFTMCGTPNYISPEVATRSAHGLESDVWSLGCMFYAFLMGRPPFDTDTVKHTLSKVVLGEYEMPSHVSLEAQDLIHQLLQKDPAHRPSLSAVLDHPFMTQSLLVRTKELGLGDEGSMDSGIATISTACTSSTSASSSSRLLQRTRHMIGSALPNRMAPVPSLPRQPSTACFEDGDQWRQQQQHPAERFHREGRSREVYGGESGQPLSRYLRRAHSSDRSGSSASGQGSSHAELGRCHSEETLTGLGRPVFPMSSTQHPFSDRGRLPSPPVKQSANSGYSLSTQTAHPPNLQFQDVEGVTNWLNNEASGHRPADGSTHSSSSSFHSSRGPLGVHSSWTDKPMGRDVNPHHNQHHMQHNLPSNSDSYRENIPGAEFQPPHGRELKLPSAKPSVDKEKKTLRDIVPPLCASRLKPIRQKTKNAVVSILDTSEVCMELLKCHSGQERVKEVLRISCDGSMVTIYQPNGGKGFPVLDCPPAPPEDILICSYEDLPEKYWKKYQYASKFVQLVKSKTPKVTLYTKHAKVMLMENSPNADLEVCFYDGAKTHKTSELVRVVEKSGKSYTVKGEVGLSGLSPASRLYVELSDEGHSMCLSLEAAITAEEQRSTKNVPFFPITIGRRPVNPDSPCSSSLPSHPVPPDTASPPQPPQITPSMISYDGSDFTTASLSKRSSPVRQDLVQNAGKVVKSIFVPNVGWASQLTSGEVWVQFNDGSQLVVQAGVSCITYTSPEGRITRYRENEKLPEHVKEKLHCLSTILGLLANPTAHHLQPH, translated from the exons ATGAGTGTTTCAATCGGCGATAAAATCGAG GATTTTAAGGTCCTCACCCTCCTGGGGAAAGGCTCCTTTGCGTGTGTTTACCGGGCAAAGTCAGTGAACACTGGTCTGGAGGTTGCTATCAAAACG ATTGACAAAAAAGCAATGCACAAAGCTGGTATGGTCCAGCGAGTGACAAACGAGGTGGAGATTCAGTGCCGACTGAAACATCCTTCAATCCTTGAG CTGTACAACTACTTTGAGGACAACAACTATGTGTACTTGGTGTTGGAGATGTGCCATAATGGAGAGATGAGTCGGTATCTTAAAGAGCGAAAGATACCATTCTCTGAGGATGAAG caaGACATTTCATGCATCAAATAGTGAAAGGAATGCTGTATTTACACACCCACGGCATCCTGCATCGAGATCTTACCTTGTCGAACCTTTTGCTGACCAGTAACATGAACATTAAGATAGCAGACTTTGGCCTGGCCACTCAGCTCAAACTCCCAAATGAAAAGCACTTCACCATGTGTGGAACACCCAACTACATCTCCCCGGAGGTGGCCACCCGCAGCGCTCACGGCCTTGAATCAGATGTGTGGTCACTGGGTTGCATGTTCTACGCCTTCCTGATGGGCCGTCCTCCATTTGACACGGACACAGTCAAGCACACCCTGTCGAAGGTCGTTCTTGGGGAATATGAGATGCCTAGCCATGTTTCTCTAGAGGCTCAGGACCTGAtccatcagctgctgcagaaggACCCCGCCCACCGGCCCAGCCTCTCTGCTGTGCTGGACCACCCGTTTATGACCCAGAGCCTGCTGGTCAGGACCAAGGAGCTGGGGCTGGGGGATGAAGGGTCCATGGACAGCGGCATTGCCACCATCTCCACAGCCTGCACCTCTTCcacctcagccagcagcagcagccgcctcCTCCAGAGAACCAGGCACATGATTGGCTCTGCCCTGCCGAACCGCATGGCGCCTGTTCCGAGTCTTCCACGCCAACCCAGCACCGCCTGTTTTGAAGATGGTGACcagtggcggcagcagcagcagcatccggCGGAGAGATTTCACAGAGAGGGCAGGAGCAGAGAGGTTTATGGTGGAGAAAGTGGACAGCCTCTCTCTCGCTATCTGAGGAGAGCGCACTCTTCAGATCGCTCCGGCTCTTCTGCATCGGGCCAGGGGTCGAGTCATGCTGAGCTGGGGAGATGCCACTCAGAGGAGACTCTGACTGGTTTAGGAAGACCAGTCTTCCCCATGTCCTCCACTCAGCACCCATTTTCAGATCGTGGAAGGCTCCCCTCTCCCCCTGTCAAACAGTCAGCAAA TTCTGGGTATTCATTATCCACACAGACTGCACATCCACCAAACCTGCAATTTCAAGACGTGGAGGGAGTTACTAATTGGCTCAATAATGAGG CCTCTGGGCATAGGCCCGCAGACGGCAGcactcacagcagcagcagcagcttccacagcagcagaggacctTTAGGGGTCCACAGTTCCTGGACGGACAAGCCCATGGGCCGAGACGTGAACCCTCACCACAACCAGCACCACATGCAACACAACCTTCCCTCAAACTCTGACTCGTACAGGGAAAATATACCCGGGGCAGAGTTCCAACCTCCTCACGGCAGAGAGTTAAAGCTCCCTTCAGCCAAGCCCAGTGTGGATAaggagaagaaaacactgaGAGACATAGTCCCGCCCCTCTGCGCATCGAGACTGAAGCCCATCAGACAGAAGACCAAAAATGCTGTT GTGAGCATCCTGGACACAAGTGAAGTGTGTATGGAGTTGTTGAAATGCCACAGCGGTCAAGAGAGGGTCAAAGAAGTCCTTCGGATTTCCTGTGATGGTTCAATG GTGACGATATACCAGCCTAATGGTGGGAAGGGGTTTCCTGTCTTGGActgtcctcctgctcctccagaaGATATTCTGATTTGTAGCTATGAGGACCTTCCAG AAAAATACTGGAAGAAGTACCAGTACGCCTCCAAGTTTGTACAGCTTGTGAAATCCAAGACTCCAAAAGTGACCCTTTACACCAAGCATGCAAAGGTCATGCTGATGGAGAACTCTCCCAATGCGGACCTGGAAGTTTGCTTTTATGATG GAGCAAAGACCCACAAGACATCAGAGCTGGTGCGAGTGGTGGAGAAGAGTGGGAAGTCGTACACGGTGAAGGGCGAGGTGGGGCTGAGCGGCCTGAGCCCAGCGAGCAGGCTGTATGTGGAGCTGTCTGATGAGGGCCACAGCATGTGTCTGTCCCTGGAGGCCGCCATCACAGCCGAGGAGCAGCGCAGCACCAAGAACGTCCCTTTCTTCCCCATAACTATCGGCAG GAGACCCGTCAACCCTGACTCCCCGTGCTCATCGTCCCTGCCCTCCCACCCGGTGCCTCCTGATACAGCTTCACCTCCTCAACCTCCACAAATCACTCCTTCA ATGATCTCCTACGATGGGTCTGATTTCACCACAGCCAGCCTGAGTAAGAGAAGCTCACCAGTGCGACAGGACTTGGTACAAAACGCAGGAAAAGTGGTTAAGTCGATATTTGTGCCCAATGTTGGATGGGCATCCCAG CTGACGAGTGGGGAGGTGTGGGTGCAGTTCAATGACGGGTCTCAGCTGGTGGTCCAGGCAGGAGTTTCCTGCATCACCTACACGTCTCCAGAGGGGAGGATCACCAG GTATAGGGAGAACGAGAAGTTGCCAGAACACGTCAAGGAGAAGCTGCACTGTCTCTCCACCATCCTGGGACTGCTGGCCAACCCAACAGCACATCACCTTCAACCTCATTAA
- the chmp3 gene encoding charged multivesicular body protein 3 isoform X2 codes for MGLFGRTSEKPTKELINEWSGKIRKEMRVIDRQIRDIQREEEKVKRSIKDAAKKGQKDVCVVLAKEMIQSKRAVMKAMQNLVKIPEIQATMRDLSKEMMKAGIIEEMLEDTFESMEDGEEMEEAAEEEVDKILFEITAGALGKAPSKVTDALPQIEPAGAAAASEDESEEDIEAMQSRLAALRS; via the exons ATGGGACTGTTCGGCAGAACATCAGAGAAACCAACAAAAGAGCTG ATCAATGAGTGGTCAGGAAAAATCAGGAAGGAAATGAGAGTGATTGACAGACAAATTCGAG ATATtcaaagggaagaagaaaaggttaAAAGATCCATCAAAGATGCTGCCAAAAAGGGCcagaaggatgtgtgtgtggttctcgCAAAGGAGATGATTCAGTCTAAACGAGCT GTGATGAAAGCCATGCAGAACTTAGTCAAAATCCCAGAGATCCAGGCCACCATGAGGGATCTATCAAAGGAGATGATGAAG GCTGGCATCATTGAGGAAATGCTGGAAGACACGTTTGAGAGCatggaagatggagaggagatggaggaagcagcagaggaggaagttgACAAGATCCTCTTTGAGATCACAGCAG GTGCCCTTGGCAAAGCACCGAGCAAAGTCACAGATGCCCTGCCTCAAATTGAGCCGGCTGGAGCCGCTGCAGCTTCAGAGGATGAGTCAGAGGAGGACATTGAAGCGATGCAGTCAAGATTGGCAGCTCTGAGAAGCTAA
- the chmp3 gene encoding charged multivesicular body protein 3 isoform X1 has product MGLFGRTSEKPTKELINEWSGKIRKEMRVIDRQIRDIQREEEKVKRSIKDAAKKGQKDVCVVLAKEMIQSKRAVTKLYASKAHMNSVQLSMKNQQAVLRVAGSLQKSTEVMKAMQNLVKIPEIQATMRDLSKEMMKAGIIEEMLEDTFESMEDGEEMEEAAEEEVDKILFEITAGALGKAPSKVTDALPQIEPAGAAAASEDESEEDIEAMQSRLAALRS; this is encoded by the exons ATGGGACTGTTCGGCAGAACATCAGAGAAACCAACAAAAGAGCTG ATCAATGAGTGGTCAGGAAAAATCAGGAAGGAAATGAGAGTGATTGACAGACAAATTCGAG ATATtcaaagggaagaagaaaaggttaAAAGATCCATCAAAGATGCTGCCAAAAAGGGCcagaaggatgtgtgtgtggttctcgCAAAGGAGATGATTCAGTCTAAACGAGCTGTCACAAAACTTTACGCTTCCAAAGCCCACATGAACTCTGTGCAACTCAGCATGAAGAATCAGCAAG CTGTACTGCGTGTAGCCGGGTCCCTGCAGAAGAGCACAGAGGTGATGAAAGCCATGCAGAACTTAGTCAAAATCCCAGAGATCCAGGCCACCATGAGGGATCTATCAAAGGAGATGATGAAG GCTGGCATCATTGAGGAAATGCTGGAAGACACGTTTGAGAGCatggaagatggagaggagatggaggaagcagcagaggaggaagttgACAAGATCCTCTTTGAGATCACAGCAG GTGCCCTTGGCAAAGCACCGAGCAAAGTCACAGATGCCCTGCCTCAAATTGAGCCGGCTGGAGCCGCTGCAGCTTCAGAGGATGAGTCAGAGGAGGACATTGAAGCGATGCAGTCAAGATTGGCAGCTCTGAGAAGCTAA